aaacttgtattttattataaatgattattttgtttttgttttaataaataaaatggttttcaatttatatatcttttaacgatacttaaagtttatattCCATCGTGTTTCATAAATACTTATTTCGCTTTTGTTATCGGAATCATACATCTTGTATTATACTTAAACttgcattttattataaatgcttattttgtttttattattaagtaagATGGTTTTCGAATTAGATATCTTTTAACGACGACTAAATCTATACTCCATCGTGTCTTATAAATGCTTATTTTCTTTGGTTATTGAAAACATACACCTTTTACTATACCTAAACCcgtattttattataaatacttattttgtatattattttaatatgcaaaTTGGTTTTCAAATTATGTATCTTTTAGAATACTTGTAATTTATGTTAATAAGTAACTTTTGAATTATACaccttttatttaaattttattttatcgtGTTGTATAAATGATTACTCTATTAATGCATTAGTAGTTTTAAATTACACATATTTTATCGTGTATATATTCAtgcatgttttgtttttaatacgTAAATTGTTTTTGTGCTATTAGGTACATTGGTTTCTTTTAAAGATATCTATAGTTGTACTTTACAGtgttatatataaatgtttgggTGTTAAAAGAGATGAATAGCTAGATATAAAGAACCGAAAAATGTTGGATGTAATTGTAAAacacattatatttttaaggggAGAATTCAGATTCGAACCTTGGAGATGATATTATTGAGAGCGACAATCATGAATCTCGAAAAAATTGGTCTCTGTGAACTGCAAAACGAACATGATGacttgataaattattttggttGGCCCGTGCTGACACCTGTTAATTATGAAGCTAATGATCCAATGGAAGACCTGAATCTGTTTATGAATTTGAGGGAGCTAACCATTGATTTAGACTTGAACGATAGAAGGGAAATGTTGATCCTCTGTATCGTTCTACAACGCTGCCTTAATCTACACCAACTTGAAATCAACATAGaggtaatttatatatatatatatgtgtttagaTTTAGATCATCCTGTACTGGTGGAAATGTTATGAACATGTGATGATCATTGATTTATGCATTATATTCAGGAAAGTAGAAGTGAAATAGAGGAAGCAACAAGTGATTACAGTAGTGTAAACAACCGAATGCCATATCCAGAGACAAAGCTATGGGAGAAAAGGGGGCTGTGCGACTGTATTACATTCACACTAAAACAAGTATCCATTAAGGGATTCAAAGGGAAAGATGGGGAAATGGAATTCCCAAGGCATCTGATTACGAAAGGTGCCAAGTTGAGGAGAATAGAGATTTGGTGTAACCATGACTGCTCTAGAGAAGGAGGTGAGGCAACTCTTGGTTTACTTTCACTGCCTAGATCCTCCATTGATGTCTCCATTCTTCTTAAACCGCCACCCCAATTTGATGGTAGTTTTGGAAGATGGGTCTCAACCCTAAACTAGTCTTATTGTCAAGGATTTTTGGATTAGTTAAGGATTTTGAACAGGATGGGGAATTTATCATTGGTTTTTCAAAGATGATTTTGGGTGTGACTTTATGTTTCTATATTGTTGGAATGACATGCTCCAGTTTGAAAGTTACTCTTGTGCCTTAATCAAATTGTCAATGTGGTAtttgtacttttaatttatttaatttgttatttttatttttattttatggaaCATTTTGGTACCCTAATTTAGCAGTGTTAAATTTTGACATATATTGACACATGAACTATTGACAGAATGTGACATGGCACAGTGATTAGGGCAAAATGTTAAAAGAATAGAATTTTTGGATTTGCTAAAAAttttctcctttattttttaaatatcatttagaaaatcaaataaacatacatgaaattttattaaaatatatcttttaacaaagaa
This sequence is a window from Gossypium raimondii isolate GPD5lz chromosome 5, ASM2569854v1, whole genome shotgun sequence. Protein-coding genes within it:
- the LOC128031923 gene encoding uncharacterized protein LOC128031923 → MQHLSVCSSTSSLKQVRIFSQTVKTVELESLDLEGIYLSTQSLGALVLHSMKFPARRLVIHAPNLRVFTATRKPITKNSDNITKIAEILEYCTHLLGRIQIRTLEMILLRATIMNLEKIGLCELQNEHDDLINYFGWPVLTPVNYEANDPMEDLNLFMNLRELTIDLDLNDRREMLILCIVLQRCLNLHQLEINIEESRSEIEEATSDYSSVNNRMPYPETKLWEKRGLCDCITFTLKQVSIKGFKGKDGEMEFPRHLITKGAKLRRIEIWCNHDCSREGGEATLGLLSLPRSSIDVSILLKPPPQFDGSFGRWVSTLN